A single window of Debaryomyces hansenii CBS767 chromosome F complete sequence DNA harbors:
- a CDS encoding DEHA2F24728p (similar to CA2572|IPF13766 Candida albicans IPF13766) has translation MEEASSTRIPPSYNASYNADKIPTVSEHIIDPDILPGEETKSSNLSNETIHSPVTSIHASPIKKIKLEEPVKNYATNSTQSPNRSIVKKNRLVIVYDKPRYTHMKMLLEGLQNIKNENIYIIELNSIDSLDSDTRFSSVSYDYLNICVEYNDEFENNMKKLIDFIEHDATRMQSMSEIAYHFHFDSHKKWEDYQEYERQEYSRFLAVLNKVAGDQVTQCSVINKYEINTIYLTERNDLAKLGQEIQEDIQNWKNLKVFDYGENCIRFFPGVKFPDSLEILNIGGGYSLETLAGFKMPPNLKVLVACNGSISSIDNVSFPSSLEKLQLVENKIYFLNYVEFPPRLETLDVSQNRIDSLRGVNFPRNLKYLSLSQNPIECIKGAKFPESLEYLDLSCIPNESMTGVKFPDSLHSLNIQQSMTNTRGLKLPAFLKEVNLGFNGVNSINPLKLPNSIESLYLGNNNIKTLNKVQFPMALKKLYLGNNLVTTLKNVQFPPGLELLDIEMDPDIDENDKRITTLKDVIFPPELKVLRLGYHSIKSVESIEFPYSLTSLSLAYNELKIIRNVKFGNNLRTLDLSGNQELTNIDHVLIPESVTDLRIPSSLVTNLPAYIVERANRKQLVISKSLPFST, from the coding sequence ATGGAGGAGGCATCTAGTACACGTATACCACCGAGTTATAATGCAAGTTATAATGCAGATAAAATACCGACTGTATCAGAACATATAATAGATCCTGATATACTACCGGGCGAAGAAAcgaaatcatcaaatttaagTAACGAGACTATACATTCACCTGTCACATCTATACATGCATCACCAATTAAGAAGATAAAGTTAGAAGAACCAGTCAAGAACTATGCAACTAATTCTACTCAATCGCCTAATCGTTCAATAGTAAAGAAAAATAGACTTGTTATCGTATATGATAAACCTCGGTATACGCATATGAAGATGCTTTTAGAAGggcttcaaaatattaaaaatgagaatatttatataattgagcttaattcaattgatagTTTGGATTCAGATACTAGGTTTTCAAGTGTCCTGTACGactatttaaatatttgtgtggaatataatgatgaatttgaaaataatatgaaaaaGCTAATTGACTTTATCGAGCATGATGCGACTCGAATGCAGAGTATGTCTGAAATAGCATATCATTTCCATTTTGATTCTCATAAGAAGTGGGAAGACTACCAAGAGTATGAAAGGCAAGAATATCTGAGGTTTCTTGCGGTATTGAATAAGGTAGCTGGGGACCAAGTAACACAATGCTCGGTGATTAATAAGTATGAAATAAACACGATATATCTTACTGAAAGGAATGATTTAGCGAAGTTGGGTCAAGAGattcaagaagatatacaaaattggaaaaactTGAAAGTATTTGATTACGGTGAAAACTGTATTCGTTTCTTCCCTGGAGTCAAATTTCCTGATTCCTTAGAGATACTAAATATTGGTGGTGGATATTCGTTAGAAACGTTGGCAGGGTTTAAAATGCCACCTAACTTAAAAGTTCTTGTGGCCTGCAATGGTTCTATTTCAAGCATAGACAACGTCAGCTTCCCATCATcgcttgaaaaattacaacTAGtcgaaaataaaatatatttcttgaattatgTTGAATTTCCTCCGAGGTTAGAGACTTTAGATGTATCTCAAAATAGAATAGATAGTTTGCGAGGAGTAAATTTTCCCAGaaacttgaaatatttatcattatccCAAAACCCAATAGAATGTATTAAAGGGGCTAAGTTCCCAGAAAGCTTAGAATATTTGGATCTTTCTTGCATACCTAATGAATCCATGACTGGTGTGAAATTTCCGGATCTGCTACACTCCTTGAATATACAGCAATCTATGACTAACACAAGAGGCTTGAAGTTACCAGCTTTTCTAAAGGAAGTCAATTTGGGATTTAATGGAGTTAATAGTATAAACCCTTTGAAATTACCAAATAGTATTGAGAGTTTGTATTTGggaaataataatattaagaCACTTAACAAAGTACAATTTCCTATGgcattaaaaaaattatatcttGGTAACAACTTAGTGACTACATTGAAGAATGTGCAGTTTCCACCCGGGTTGGAGTTgcttgatattgaaatggatcctgatattgatgaaaatgataagcGTATAACTACATTGAAGGACGTAATCTTTCCTCCTGAGTTAAAAGTTTTAAGATTAGGGTACCATTCTATAAAAAGTGTTGAGTCAATAGAGTTTCCATATTCATTAACATCTTTGAGCTTGGCATATAATGAACTAAAAATTATACGAAATGTCAAATTTGGGAACAATTTAAGAACATTAGACTTGAGCGGGAACCAAGAGTTGACAAATATCGACCACGTATTGATCCCCGAATCCGTGACAGACTTACGAATTCCCTCTCTGCTTGTAACAAATTTGCCGGCATATATAGTAGAAAGGGCAAATAGAAAACAGTTGGTTATTAGTAAGTCATTGCCTTTCAGTACTTGA
- a CDS encoding DEHA2F24750p (highly similar to uniprot|P20459 Saccharomyces cerevisiae YJR007W SUI2 Alpha subunit of the translation initiation factor eIF2) translates to MSSSHCRFYENKYPEVDEVVMVNVQEIAEMGAYVKLLEYDNIEGMVLLSELSRRRIRSIQKLIRVGKNEVAVVLRVDKEKGYIDLSKRRVSAEDIVKCDERYNKSKAVHSILRHCAEKFTISLETLYQSIGWPLSRRYGHAYDALKLSITDPTIFDDIEAPSPDVLEELKLYISRRLTPQAIKIRADVEVSCFSYEGIDAIKKALTAAEEISTEQMAVKAKLVAAPLYVISVQALDKNQGIALLEKAIEKVSESIENSGGICKVTMSPKAVTATEDAELQALLERKEAEDKESSDEEEED, encoded by the coding sequence ATGAGTTCGTCGCACTGCAGATTTTATGAGAACAAGTATCCCGAAGTGGATGAAGTGGTAATGGTTAACGTCCAAGAGATCGCCGAAATGGGTGCCTACGTTAAATTGTTAgaatatgataatattgagGGGATGGTATTGTTATCAGAATTGTCCAGAAGACGTATTCGTTCGATCCAAAAGTTAATTCGTGTAGGTAAGAACGAAGTTGCTGTTGTGTTGAGAGTTGACAAAGAAAAGGgttatattgatttatcgAAGAGAAGAGTTTCAGCCGAAGATATCGTCAAGTGTGACGAAAGGTACAACAAATCGAAGGCTGTTCATTCTATTTTAAGACACTGtgctgaaaaattcaccATTTCGTTAGAGACATTATACCAATCGATCGGGTGGCCATTAAGTAGAAGATACGGCCACGCGTACGATGCGTTAAAATTATCCATCACTGACCCTACTATTTTCGACGATATTGAAGCTCCATCTCCAGATGTGttggaagaattaaagTTATACATTTCAAGAAGATTGACTCCTCAAGCTATCAAGATAAGAGCTGATGTTGAAGTTTCTTGTTTCAGTTACGAAGGGATTGACGCTATTAAGAAGGCATTGACCGCTGCTGAAGAGATTTCTACCGAGCAAATGGCTGTTAAGGCTAAATTGGTGGCTGCTCCATTATACGTCATTTCTGTGCAAGCGTTGGATAAGAATCAAGGTATTGctttattagaaaaagCCATTGAAAAAGTATCTGAAAGTATTGAAAACTCTGGTGGTATTTGTAAGGTTACTATGTCTCCAAAGGCAGTCACTGCTACTGAAGATGCTGAATTACAAGCATTattagaaagaaaagaagctGAAGATAAAGAATCATCCGacgaagaggaagaagacTAA
- a CDS encoding DEHA2F24772p (similar to CA5335|IPF894 Candida albicans IPF894) — MTVARSHPDIEIVQFSISIEGQEPTFVPVLGAEKIEFKIPENSKYVISIHFKAKKTLKDFKYKQVVKRHGITVKSRELEVGDYEASEELYVKEFPEDTTPGGFIVRGVYPATSTYFANDEELMTTEWSLEITKKK, encoded by the coding sequence ATGACAGTCGCTAGATCCCACCCAGACATTGAAATCGTCCAATTTTCCATCTCGATCGAAGGTCAAGAACCTACATTTGTTCCAGTCTTAGGGGCCGAAAAAATTGAGTTCAAGATTCCTGAAAATTCGAAATACGTCATTTCCATCCACTTCAAAGCTAAGAAAACCTTGAAGGACTTCAAATACAAACAGGTCGTGAAGAGACACGGTATCACCGTCAAGTCCAGAGAACTCGAAGTCGGTGACTACGAAGCATCCGAAGAGCTTTACGTAAAGGAATTCCCTGAAGATACCACCCCTGGTGGGTTCATTGTTAGAGGCGTGTACCCTGCTACATCCACCTACTTTGCTAACGACGAAGAGTTGATGACTACCGAATGGTCGTTGgaaattacaaaaaagaaGTAA